DNA from Acidobacteriota bacterium:
CCTTGGCGACGCCTGAGGCGTTGAACCAGCCGATCCAGCACGTCGAAAGGCCCAGCTCCTCGGCCTGAAGAACAAAATGTTCGCCCGCGATTCCCATGTCCAGGAGGTAGAACTGGGTTCCCTGGATCCACTTGGCGATTTTATTGGCGAAGAGATCCGGCCGGGCCAGAAGGACGACCAGAACGGGAGCCTGGGCGGAAAACTTCGAAATGGCATAAACTCCGGAAAACGCGGCTTTGGCCACCCGATCCTTGGTCTCCGGGTCGTCCACGACCAGAAATCTCCAGGGCTGGACATTGTCGGCGGAAGGAGCCAGGCGGGCCGCCTCGAGACACGTGAAAATCTTGTCCCGGTCCACGGGATCCGGAAGATATCTGCGGATGCTCCGGCGATTTCCGACAAGCTTCAGGAAATGTTTATCATCCATGTTCACTCCCGCAGTTTTATTTTTTTTTGAGAACAATCAGCCCGGCCTTCTCCAGAACCGTGAAAAAGTCGTGGACATCCTGAGTCTCCAAGGGGCCGTAAGACGCCGAAACAGCCTGGGCGATGTCGTGGACGCTCATCCGGCCGTCGACATGATTGAGGGCCTCGTAGGCGGAATTTCCCCGGACGCGGACCTGTGCGGCAGCCTCCGGACCCGCCTTTTCGATCAGAAAATCCATCTGCAAGGGTCCGATGAAGGTCTCGGCACGAACAGGAACAAGGCGCGACAGACGGCGCTCCGTATCGGTCATGGCCAGAGCCCGGGGCGGTAGGCCGGCCCGGGCGCAGAGGGCTCGATAGATCGTATGAGCTTCTTTGGGAAAAGCCAGTTGAAGCGCCTCAATCTGGGATGTATAGGGTTTCAGCGCGGACGGCCCGCCCCCGTCCATAAAGACCGCGGCGGAGAGAACCGCCCGGCTCTCCCGCTTTCCGGAATGGGAGACGACATTCAGAACATGACGGTAAGCCCGATAGAGGGCTTCGGCGTCGCCGGGCGCATAGAGGTCTTCCAAGGCATCGTAATAATCGCGGGCCATTCGGACAAGACCGTTTCGGGCCGTCAGCCGGGCCATGGCTTCGGCCTCTCCGCTCCCGGCCGTGGCCATATAATAGGCGGCCCCCAGAGTCAGGGCGGCGACCCGACGGAGCTGCGTGGCATCGACCTTGTCCATGGTGTCGAGGCTTGTGTGGTGGAAGGTGTCGCCGTGATTCAGCATCACGGACGGAACTTTGAGAGACCCGTCGTTGAAAACGACATGATCGCTTCCGCCGCTGTAAGGAGCGACTTTCCAGACGAAGGGGTGGCGGCTGCCGTTGAGGCTTGTCAGGTCCAGGCTTTCGACAAGTCCCGCGAAATTGCCCATGACGTCGTTGAGAAAACTGGGATTGGAATGGGGCGTGCTGAACACGGCGAATGTCCCCCCGGTTTTATGGAGGTCTTCTCCGATCATGTCGCAATTGACGGCGGCCAGGGTTCTTTTTGTCCGGTCCAGATGGGCCAGGATATAGGGCATAAGGCCGTTGAATTCGGGCACCCAAAGAAACCGGATGGTCCGCTTCGGCGGCGCGACAAGCCCGGCCTCCGTCATCCGCTTCAGGGCCCTCGCCATCTCCAGCATGCCGCCGCTGCCGCTGGCGTTGTCGTTGGCGCTCGGCATCGGGTGGCAGAGGTGTCCGACGATGAGGATTTCTTCCTCCGGTTTTTCCGTTCCGGGAAAAGAAGCCGTCAGGGTTTCGAGTTTCGTTTTGACGTACTCGGCGTCGACATCCGCCCTGACGATGACTTTTTGACCTTCCTCCAGCATGCGCTTGAGCACGGCGCCCTGGAGTTTGGTGATATTGAATCCGAAGCCCATCGATTCGCGGTCTTCCCAACGCGGCCAGAGGGCGGTGTAGCGGATCATGTTGGGGAAACCCGGCCGGACTTCCAAGGGAAAGTATGTCAAAACACCGAGAGCGCCGCGTTTGACCACGGCTTCCTGCATGACCTGGGCCGTGGCCGCCGTGGCCAGGACGACTTTCCCGCGGACATCCCGGCCTCGATAGGATTCCTCGCCGATTCCCGTTCCGACATCGATCAGTTCGGCTTCGACGTCGGCGGCATTCGAATGCTTGACCAGGGTCAGAGGAATTTCTTCGAACGAACACAGTCGCTCCCGCCGTGGAGACACCAGCCATAATTCGGCTTTTTGAACACGCCACCCGATGACGCTCCGGTAGGATCCGTAGCGGATCGTCCCATCCGAAGGCCAGCCTTCGATCTCGACGTCGGCATAGCCGAGTGACGCCAATTCATCCCGGATCCATTCGGCGGCCGCACGCCAGCCTTCGGAAGCCTGGACGCGGTCGAACTTCGAGATTCCGTCCGTGTAACGGTAGGCGATTTCTCCGGAAACTTCCTGGACCAGAGCCCGAATGAGGGCCTCCCCCGCCAGGGGTTTTTCCTGGGCCGCGGCTCCGGCGAAGGCCATTGAAAAAACCAGGCCGGCCACGGCCGTTTTGCGGATCCATGAGTGATGTGTCACCATGCGTTTACCTCCAAGCCGGAATTCAAGATACCACCTTAAAACGAACTCCGGCTTGAAATCAACCTGTTTTTTCCGATATATTGGATTGACAGGAAACACTGTGGGATGAATTTTCGTATATTCCAGTGTCGATCCTAAATTCGGAAGGAGATCCTATGAAAAAAAGCATTCTTATCGCCCTTGTGGTTTTTTTGGCCTTCACCGGACCGATCGCCTGTAAAAAAGCCGTCGGACCCGAAGCCGGCCCGGCCCGCGCCGAAGCCCTGCTCAATCTTCTGCCCCGGGAATCCCAGGGCGTTGTCGTTGCCGACATCCATCGGGGCATGGCCCTGGATGTCGTCCGCAAAGCCCTGATCGAAGACGATGCCGCCGATAAATACGCGGAATTCGTCGCCATGACCGGCATCGATCCCAAGGAGGACATTTTCGCCCTTGCTTTTGCCGTGATGGGCCCCCTGTCCGCCGATGACATGGAAGGGGCCGCCGTCATCGACATGAGGTTCGACCGGGACAAGATCCTAAGCAAACTCCGTGAAGAAGTTGCGGAACTCCGGGAAACATCTTATGAAGGCATCGCCCTCTACTCCTGGACTGAAAAGGAAGGCGACGGGAAGCCGGCCTTCGGCGCTATTCTTGATGAAAACCACATTGTGATCGGCAGCGAATCCGGCGTCAAGTCCGTGATCGACGTCTCCAGGAAAAAAGCCGAATCTCTCTCGAAAAACGCCGAGCTCACAGCCGTCATCAAAACCGTGAACAAAAACGCTCTTCTCTGGAGCGCATTCCTCATTCCGGCAGAGGCCATGGAAGACGCGACAGAGGGCAACCCCATGCTGGCCTCTCTCGAGGGCATCAAGTCCCTCAGCCTGCATTTCGATTATCAGAACAAGGCCATGAACGCCGAAATCAAGGCCATGGGCGGAACGGCCGACCAGAACAGGCAACTGGCCGACATGCTCGGCGGTTTCAAGGCCATGATCGGGATGGGCGCCTCCGCGGAGCCCGGAATCCCCGAGCTTCTGAATG
Protein-coding regions in this window:
- a CDS encoding nitroreductase family protein → MDDKHFLKLVGNRRSIRRYLPDPVDRDKIFTCLEAARLAPSADNVQPWRFLVVDDPETKDRVAKAAFSGVYAISKFSAQAPVLVVLLARPDLFANKIAKWIQGTQFYLLDMGIAGEHFVLQAEELGLSTCWIGWFNASGVAKVLDIPKKYKPVAMMPLGYAASRPPKDTKRKPMEEIAWFNRVEG
- a CDS encoding DUF4910 domain-containing protein produces the protein MVTHHSWIRKTAVAGLVFSMAFAGAAAQEKPLAGEALIRALVQEVSGEIAYRYTDGISKFDRVQASEGWRAAAEWIRDELASLGYADVEIEGWPSDGTIRYGSYRSVIGWRVQKAELWLVSPRRERLCSFEEIPLTLVKHSNAADVEAELIDVGTGIGEESYRGRDVRGKVVLATAATAQVMQEAVVKRGALGVLTYFPLEVRPGFPNMIRYTALWPRWEDRESMGFGFNITKLQGAVLKRMLEEGQKVIVRADVDAEYVKTKLETLTASFPGTEKPEEEILIVGHLCHPMPSANDNASGSGGMLEMARALKRMTEAGLVAPPKRTIRFLWVPEFNGLMPYILAHLDRTKRTLAAVNCDMIGEDLHKTGGTFAVFSTPHSNPSFLNDVMGNFAGLVESLDLTSLNGSRHPFVWKVAPYSGGSDHVVFNDGSLKVPSVMLNHGDTFHHTSLDTMDKVDATQLRRVAALTLGAAYYMATAGSGEAEAMARLTARNGLVRMARDYYDALEDLYAPGDAEALYRAYRHVLNVVSHSGKRESRAVLSAAVFMDGGGPSALKPYTSQIEALQLAFPKEAHTIYRALCARAGLPPRALAMTDTERRLSRLVPVRAETFIGPLQMDFLIEKAGPEAAAQVRVRGNSAYEALNHVDGRMSVHDIAQAVSASYGPLETQDVHDFFTVLEKAGLIVLKKK
- a CDS encoding DUF3352 domain-containing protein; the encoded protein is MKKSILIALVVFLAFTGPIACKKAVGPEAGPARAEALLNLLPRESQGVVVADIHRGMALDVVRKALIEDDAADKYAEFVAMTGIDPKEDIFALAFAVMGPLSADDMEGAAVIDMRFDRDKILSKLREEVAELRETSYEGIALYSWTEKEGDGKPAFGAILDENHIVIGSESGVKSVIDVSRKKAESLSKNAELTAVIKTVNKNALLWSAFLIPAEAMEDATEGNPMLASLEGIKSLSLHFDYQNKAMNAEIKAMGGTADQNRQLADMLGGFKAMIGMGASAEPGIPELLNAIEISSGADFIRIAAAIPDELMDKLSKSAQEKVGALTAPKDDDEYDF